Proteins encoded within one genomic window of Sphaerotilus montanus:
- a CDS encoding IS4 family transposase yields MQSMTRLQALLKPLAKSDVDRLAREHGAQRYGKGALTVWDQLLVMLHGQFVQAPSLRGALQSFNAHKARLAALQTHELRRSTLSDGNRRAGSATVLSQVLQGLIRQLDGCRDKRVLGATSLIDSTPLTLKGRGFDVWTLGTKTRRTQGVKVHVQCDAATHAISRCEISAPNVNDVVQARQWEIQPGTTCVFDRAYCDYAWWARMIRQGVKFVTRLKRNAGMVVLEALPVPETARGRILDDERIARRWRHPRSGKTWREPLVLRRIRLRTDDARLLVLVTNDFERTAIEIGDLYRSRWQIELLFKWIKQHLAIRRTWGTNEHAAHLQIYAAFIAHVLLMLHQQASRSTTDLWVLLQRWRYGLFEPCEQALMPVCVPP; encoded by the coding sequence ATGCAAAGCATGACACGACTGCAGGCGTTGTTGAAGCCACTGGCCAAGTCGGACGTGGACCGGCTGGCGCGTGAACACGGCGCACAACGCTATGGCAAGGGCGCGCTGACGGTGTGGGATCAGTTGCTGGTGATGCTGCACGGGCAGTTCGTGCAGGCACCCAGCCTGCGTGGAGCACTGCAGAGCTTCAATGCGCACAAGGCCCGTCTGGCTGCACTGCAGACGCACGAACTGCGCCGCTCGACGCTGTCGGACGGCAACCGGCGCGCCGGGTCGGCGACGGTGCTGTCGCAGGTGCTGCAAGGGCTGATCCGTCAGCTCGACGGCTGCCGCGACAAGCGTGTGCTGGGGGCGACCTCGCTGATCGACTCGACGCCGCTGACGCTCAAGGGGCGGGGCTTCGACGTCTGGACGCTGGGCACGAAGACCCGGCGTACGCAGGGCGTGAAGGTGCATGTGCAATGCGACGCAGCCACGCACGCCATCTCGCGCTGCGAGATCAGCGCCCCCAACGTCAACGATGTGGTGCAGGCGCGCCAGTGGGAGATCCAGCCGGGGACGACCTGCGTGTTCGACCGTGCCTACTGTGACTACGCATGGTGGGCGCGCATGATCCGGCAGGGGGTGAAGTTCGTCACCCGGCTCAAGCGCAACGCGGGCATGGTCGTCCTCGAAGCACTGCCCGTGCCCGAGACCGCCCGCGGGCGCATCCTTGACGACGAGCGCATCGCCCGCCGCTGGCGCCATCCCCGCAGCGGCAAGACATGGCGCGAGCCGCTCGTGCTGCGCCGCATCCGGCTACGCACCGACGATGCACGCCTGCTCGTGCTGGTGACCAACGACTTCGAGCGCACCGCCATCGAGATCGGCGATCTCTACCGCTCGCGCTGGCAGATCGAGCTGCTGTTCAAGTGGATCAAGCAGCACCTGGCCATCCGCCGTACCTGGGGCACCAACGAGCACGCCGCTCACCTCCAGATCTACGCAGCCTTCATCGCCCATGTCCTGTTGATGCTTCACCAGCAGGCCAGCCGCAGCACCACCGACTTGTGGGTGCTGCTGCAGCGCTGGCGATACGGCCTGTTCGAGCCCTGCGAGCAAGCCCTCATGCCTGTATGCGTGCCCCCTTGA